A single region of the Lotus japonicus ecotype B-129 chromosome 4, LjGifu_v1.2 genome encodes:
- the LOC130713724 gene encoding probable serine/threonine-protein kinase PBL1 translates to MMPTRLWILAIGFIGVTLVVLLAALAMFVKRIRTAPTIEHELEDSTSLKITLEDVSVAARNLSASNFIGQGIAGKVYKGVLSNGQYVAVKHIINEGAMETFVREVRSLSHVKHPNLVALLGYCENKVECFLVYELCHNGNLSEWLFGNDKVLSWIQRLEIAVDSARGLEFLHTYLGGCIVHRDIKPSNILIDSNFKAKLSDFGLSRAMDPGQSYVSSEVRGTFGYIDPEYRSNHHVNASGDVYSFGIVLLQLLSGQRVLNIDFQRPGSLSKMARDFARRGDISEFADPKLKGEYSVEAFEITLKLALSSIGLKKQRPSIEHVLYSLVRALDISLYAKPFKS, encoded by the exons ATGATGCCAACACGTCTCTGGATTCTAGCCATTGGCTTCATTGGAGTTACACTAGTAGTGCTTCTTGCCGCCCTTGCAATGTTTGTCAAAAGAATTAGAACTGCTCCAACAATAGAACATG AGCTAGAGGATTCAACATCACTTAAGATAACTTTGGAGGATGTTTCTGTAGCCGCTAGGAATCTCAGCGCTTCAAATTTCATTGGCCAAGGAATAGCAG GAAAAGTTTACAAAGGTGTACTCTCCAACGGTCAATATGTTGCAGTTAAGCATATAATCAATGAAGGAGCCATGGAGACATTTGTTAGAGAAGTGAGGAGTCTTTCCCATGTCAAACATCCAAACCTAGTAGCTCTACTCGGATACTGTGAAAATAAAGTTGAATGCTTCCTGGTGTATGAACTGTGCCACAATGGAAACCTCTCAGAGTGGCTATTTg GAAATGATAAAGTTCTTTCATGGATTCAAAGACTAGAGATTGCTGTTGATAGTGCAAGAGGTCTTGAGTTTCTCCATACCTACCTAGGTGGCTGCATTGTTCATCGTGATATAAAG CCGTCAAACATTCTCATTGATTCCAACTTCAAAGCAAAGCTTTCAGACTTTGGGTTGTCCAGAGCTATGGACCCTGGTCAATCCTATGTGAGCTCTGAAGTGAGAGGAACATTTGGCTATATTGACCCTGAATATCGGAGCAATCACCATGTAAATGCATCAGGAGATGTCTACAGCTTTGGAATAGTGTTATTACAACTTCTATCAGGACAGAGGGTCCTGAACATCGATTTTCAGAGACCAGGGTCCCTAAGTAAAATG GCCAGAGATTTTGCAAGACGCGGTGATATTTCAGAATTCGCTGATCCTAAACTCAAAGGGGAGTACTCTGTAGAAGCATTTGAGATCACACTAAAGCTAGCTTTGTCTAGCATAGGGCTTAAGAAGCAAAGGCCCTCCATAGAACATGTGTTATATAGCCTAGTAAGGGCACTTGATATCTCATTATACGCGAAACCTTTTAAGTCCTGA